In Sorghum bicolor cultivar BTx623 chromosome 10, Sorghum_bicolor_NCBIv3, whole genome shotgun sequence, one genomic interval encodes:
- the LOC8084042 gene encoding oral cancer-overexpressed protein 1 homolog, protein MDQQPKIEVDFLDPTLLLDETHYQEGYKNGYNDGLASGKEEGRQVGLKMGFQVGEELGFFQGCLDVWTSAILIDQNAFSARLRKNIEQLAALVSSYPLSDPENEQIQDVMEKIRLKFRAITASLGVKLEYEGHPTSSKQDVEDL, encoded by the coding sequence ATGGATCAGCAACCTAAGATTGAGGTTGATTTTCTTGACCCAACATTACTCTTAGATGAGACACATTACCAGGAGGGATATAAAAATGGCTATAATGATGGTTTGGCATCTGGAAAGGAAGAGGGAAGGCAGGTTGGTTTAAAGATGGGTTTCCAAGTCGGTGAAGAACTGGGTTTCTTTCAGGGCTGTCTGGATGTGTGGACGTCCGCAATTCTCATTGATCAGAACGCCTTCTCAGCTCGGCTCAGGAAGAATATTGAGCAGCTAGCTGCACTGGTGAGCAGCTATCCGCTGTCTGATCCGGAGAATGAACAGATTCAAGACGTGATGGAGAAGATAAGGCTGAAATTCAGGGCCATCACTGCAAGCTTAGGCGTGAAGTTAGAGTATGAAGGTCACCCCACATCATCAAAGCAGGATGTTGAGGATCTGTGA